Sequence from the Acidobacteriota bacterium genome:
GCGTCCGGAACGAAGGACCCGATGGGAGCCGACGAGAAGGATGCGGCGATCCGGCTCGCCTATGACTTCCCCTGGTTCACCATCGGCGGCTTCTATGTCGATGGTTCGGTCGGCGGCGATCTCCTCGGCGGCAATGCGGCATCCACCGTGGACTACAGCCGCACCGGGATCGACTTCCAGGTCGAGCAGGGGAACCTGTACATCCAGGGGATGTACATGGACGCCAAGGACGACGTCTACGACCCGGTCAACGATGTGATCACCGGTGACCAGTCGAATGCGGCGTACTACATCCAGGGCTTCTACGTGATCAACGCCGAGGGTGACACCCCGATCGTGCCGCTCCTCCGCTACCAGTCGGTCGAGTCGAACGACGGGAACGACTCCGTCGATTCGATCGTGGCGAACGTGACCGCCTACATCCGCCAGAACATCAACGTTTCCCTCGAATACTGGAAGGAAACGTCGGTGCCCACCGGCCAGGCGAAGAACGACCGGAAGACGCTGCTGTTCAACATCGTCTTCTGAAGCGCGGATCGGGCAGGGCCCGCGTCCCACCAGGGGCGCGGGCCCTTCGTCTACCGGGGCGGAGGCGCGCCCCACAAGAGCGTCACGCCGACGCTCCAGCCGCCGCGACGCCGGTCGACCGCCACCGACACCTCCCGCCCGCGCCCTGCGAACCGCTCGTGCATCACCCGGGCGGTGAAGTTCCCGAGAGCCGCGCCTGCCAGCACGTCCGTGGGGAAGTGGACCCCGGCCTCCACCCGCGCCCATGCGGTTCCCGCGGCGAGAGCGGTGAGTCCCGCGCCCAAGGCGCACCTCCAACCCGGCGGCAGCGCCGATTCCTCGAGGTCCACCCGGCCCGCCGCGGCATAGGCGAAGGCCCGCGACGCGTGCCCCGATGGAAAGCTCTCCCGGTCCGACCCGTCGGGCCGGCGGCGCCGGGTGGCGCGCTTGAGCCCGGCGGTGAGCGATGTCGCGGTCACGGCGGCGGCGTGATCGAGGAGCAGGCGGCCCCCTTTCACCCGCCACGAACCGGGAACGGCGAGGGCGGCGGCGTCCATCCCGAGATGCGCCGCTCCTCGCAGGCGGTCGCTCCATCGGCTCGCCCGCGCCGGTGAGCCGAAGAGCGGCGCTTTCCGCGTGGCCCACCGCGAGATCCGGGCGTCCCAGCCGCCGGCGGCGACGAGGGCCGCACCGGCCGCGGGGACCCAGGTGCCGCGATCGCGCGCGGCCCGCCGTAGCGCCGCTCCCCAGGACGTGGGGCCATCCGGCCGCGGCGCCCCGGCGGTCGCGCACGACAAGCCGCACGCCGCGATCAGGGCGGCGGCGATGCGTCCCGCACGGGCCGTCATGGCGCCGAATCTATCACCGGTACGGAAGCGGCTGCGCCGTCAGATGGCGGGACGGCGGGCGGGGCCGGAGGAAGGCGCCGGGGGAGGTCCGTCGAGGGCGCGCAGGCGCTCCTCGAGCCCGAGCCGGAGCTTTTCGAGGATGCGCCGCTCCGAAGGCGAGCCGGTCTCCTGCCGCTCGAGCCGCCGGCGCACGGAGTCCAGGTAGTGCCTCACGCGGTGGAGGTCCGCACGCCGTTCCGTCTCTCTCCGGAGCGCGGCACGGATCGCGAAGAGGTACGGGCCGGCCTCCTCGTGCGGATCGATCCCGGCGGCCTCGAGGCGGCTTCTCACGGCGCGCACCGCATCCGGGCAGGCGCCCAGCTCCCTTCCGAGCCGGCGCAACACGCTGCCGACGCTGCGCTCCGGATCCGTGCTCCAGGATCTGCGCGGGCGGGCGTCCATCCTGCCCGCACCGGTACCGCGAAACGGCGGGGAGTCAAGCGCGCCGGTGCGGCGCGGCGGAGGGCGAACAGCCGTGAAGGCCGCGCGCTACGGCGCCCCCGCCCCGAGCACGGCGGCACGCGCGTCCCGGGGGCCGAGCGCCGACAGCTCGGCGG
This genomic interval carries:
- a CDS encoding phosphatase PAP2 family protein, with amino-acid sequence MDAAALAVPGSWRVKGGRLLLDHAAAVTATSLTAGLKRATRRRRPDGSDRESFPSGHASRAFAYAAAGRVDLEESALPPGWRCALGAGLTALAAGTAWARVEAGVHFPTDVLAGAALGNFTARVMHERFAGRGREVSVAVDRRRGGWSVGVTLLWGAPPPR